The following DNA comes from bacterium.
GGCCCAGCCGGAACGAAGTGGTCGCGCTTTTTAAAGCGCGAGCGACGGGTCCGGGCTGAGTTTTGGGCCACCTTTTGCTCACTCAAAAGGTGGCTAGGAGCGCGAGGCAAAGCCTCGCAAGGTGTAAATTGGCGGGCCGAGCCCACCCTACCACTGGATAACCCCGCCTTCGCGGGAATGACGATTAAGGTTTTGTCGCCTTTCGCTACGCTCAAAGCGACCTACATTTACTATCTAAAAACTATACCTTAACCCCAGCCTTACCCTCCTCGCGCTGCTCAGTGCCCCCATTGGTCCTTCTGATGAACCGTATGGTAACTCTCCCCCGGTGGTGATTTTCAGGCTATCGGTGAGGTCGTAGCCGATCTCGGCTTTGAGGAGGCCGTCGCCGTGGGCGAGCCCGGCTGTCCAGGCAATTTTCCAGCTCCCCCATTCTTCAGTCCGGTTCAGCGCGGTTATGAGAGCGGGCAGCAAGGCGCGGTCATAGAGGAGCGGGGCGTCCACGGGGGTGTCTTTGAGGTTGTCGGCGAGGGTGGCGACGAAGGTCGAGTCGCCGAACCCCTTTTCGACTCCAAGGGTGTAGATCAGCGCGTGGCCGAGGCCGGGGTCGTCCGAGCGCAGATACGCGGACTCGGCGCGGAGCACCCACGCGCCCGCGACGCGGGATATCTCCACCCCGCCCGCCTCTTCGCGCGCCCAGCGGCGGGTCACGAGGAGATTCGGGTCGAACGGGTCGGCGGAGGGGACGAGCGAGAAATTCAGCAGGGGCGCGGGGCGGACGCCGAACCTTCCCCACGCTCCGAGATCCCAGTCGCCGCTGGTGAGAAGGAGCCGAAGCGCTCCGAAGCCGGTCTTTGGCGGCGTTTCCTCTTCCTCTATTATTTTTTCCGGGTCGAAGTCGAGGGGGGCGTATCTGCGGCCCATCTCCGGCAGCCTCCACGGCGTGGTGACGGGGCAGGCGACCAGCTCGGTGCGAAGGTCGCCCGTCTGCCCGGTGAGCCGCGCCCCCCAGAGGGGGATTTTCTCGTCGGCGAAGGGGTCGGTCAGGTCGCGGGGCAAAAAGGCGTCGGCGGGGGAGTAGCCGTCGGTCTTTCCCCAGCCAAGCTCGAAGCGCCCCGCCTGAAAATCGAAGGAATCTCCCAGCGGAACCCTCGCCCAGAACTCCCGCAGAGAAAAATTCGCCCTTCGGAGCCCCCTGTCGTCGATGTCGAAGCCGGTCTCGCCCTCTTCGGAAGAGATTTTTTCGGCCCTTACCGAGGCTGTCGCGTAGAGCGGCCCGAACTTCTCCTCGCCCTTCACCAGCAGCGTCGCCCACCCCTGAAACATCGGGTCTTCGCCGCTCTCCCTCTTCGCGAAGGCGAAACCCTTCGCTTCTCCGTAGCCGGAGAGGTCAAAGGCAAGGGCTCCTGCCGGCAACAGGATTGCCGCGAGCGCGAGAGCAGAGAAAAGTTTCCATTCTGGTTTTTTCCGTTTCCGGCAATCTATTTCGGTGAAGGGCGAGGAGTCCGCAGGGCGCGCGACGATGACAGTAGCGTGACTACGGCGAGGAGCGCGCACGAGAAACGACGAAGCCATTCGCTGAAAGAGGAAGCCGGTCAATCTCCACCTTCTCTATTAAGGTTTTTCAGTGTGAAACGGTCTTCCGGTTGCGGCTTGTCGAAGACTATGTCTTTCAGGATTACAATCGTCCTGCTCCCCTTCTTCAAATCGGACATTTCGAGCTTTTTCCCCATGTAGTGAGGACCGACCTCGGCTATGTCGGAGATGAGGAAGAGCTTGGAGGGCTCCTTGTCGCCTTCCTTGTAAAGATCGACCCTCGCGAGGTACAAAATGTCCTTCCGGAGGTAGAGCATCCGCCTGGCGTAGACCGATTTCTGGTCCTTGCCCGCCGGTATCGCCTCTATCAGGTAGCAGGGAACGCCGTCATGCACGGTTTCGCCCCGAAGATCGACCTCGTAGCGCCGGTGGTCGAATTCCTCCATGTCTTCGTAGGAAAAATCGGTGCCGACGAAGGAAGCGTCGCGGTCCTGCGAGGCGATGCGGCGCTCGCGCTTCATAGAGGGGAGGTAGAGCCACTGGTCGGCGTTTTTGCCCACCCGCGAGAGCGAGAGAAAGGAGACTCCCTTCACCTCGGGGGGGCTTGTGAAGCGCACCAGCACTTTGGCGTCGCCCGCGTAGCCCTCGCGGAAGGATTTCCACCCCTTCGCGCGGGTCTTTCCCTCCTTCGTGTAGACGGTCAGCTCGCCGCCGTATTCGAGGGTGGCCGAGCGGTGGCGACCCTCGGATTCGATCAGGAGCTTTCGCGCCTCCTCCTCTCCGGCTATCGAGAAGGCCGGAAGAAGGAGGGTGAGGAGCAGCGCCGGGGCGAGCATTTTAAAAAAATTAATTTTGACCATTTTTTGCCTCGTCACAGTAAAAACTGCCAGCAAACCCCTTTCACTTCAAGGGGTTCCACCCCTCGACCCGGCACCGCTTCTAAGGTGATTTGTTTACGGCTACTCATAGGTCAGCGCCTGCGTTACGTCGAGGGATACCGCCTGCCGGGCGGGGGCGAAGGCGGCGGCTATGGCCACGGCGGGGAGCGCGAGGACGGTGAAGCCGAGGAGCGCCCACGGGTAGAGGTGGGGCATCGTCCAGCCGGTGTAGAGGTCGGCGACCACCTTTTCCATGAAGAGAGCCATCAGGTTCCCTATCGGTATCGCGAAAATAAGGCCAGTGAAGGCGAGGGTAAGCCCTTCGAGGACGATGCTGGCGGTTATCTGCCCGCTCACCGCGCCGAGAGCCTTCAAGACTCCTATCTCGCGGCTTCGCTCCGCGACGGAGATTAGGAGCGAACTTGCTATGCCGAGGGAGGCGATCAGGAGCGCGAGAAAGAGGGTTACCCGTATCAGCGCGAAGAAGGCGTCCACCGCCTGGGTAATCTCGCGGACGAATTCCTGACGGGTGGAGATGAGCGAGGGGTGGCGGCCGCCGAGGAGCTTGTGTATCGCGTCGCGGACTACGTGGGGGTCAACGCCGGGGTGGACGCTTATGTCGTAGACGTCCACCCGGTCGTCCTTCCAGTGGTTCAGGAAGGTCTCCCTGTCCACGTAGACTACGCCCCGGTCGTTCGAGAGATCTCTCGTCACGGCGCTTATCGTCAGCGGCACCATCCCGCCGGGGGCGGGAAGCTCGAAAGTGTCTCCGAGGTGGAGGCCGAAGCGGCGCGAGAAGTTGTCCGAGACGGAGCATTTCCCCTCCTCGATAAGCCCCCTCCTCATGGATATTTCGTCCCCCTCAACGAATTCCCGACGAGTGCGGTCCATCATCGCCCCCATCTCTATGCTGGCCAGAGAGATCGTATCGCCCCGAAACTCGGCGCGGGAGTTGCGGAAGGACTCCACCGCGCGCACACCCTCCACCCGCAAAAGCTCTTCCTTGAGGGAGGCGGGGTAGCGGTAATCGGGCCGCGCCCAGTTGGCCGAGCCCCGGACGTAGAGGTCTGAGGTGAGCATGTCGTCCATCCAGCGGATGGTCGAGGCTTTGGTAGCGCCCATGTGGCCGCCGAGGCCGAGGACGAAGGCGAGGGAGATAGTCGTCGCCATAACCGTGCCGCCGGTGCGCAGCGGGTTTTGCCGGAGGGCGTCGGCGGAGAGCTGGCCCGCCACGGGTATGAACCTCGAATAGAGCGGCGCAATGGCCCGGAGGAGGTACCTTGAGAAGGGGCCGACCAGAAAGACCACCCCCATCGCGCCGAAGATGAGCGAGGTGATGGTCGTTCCGTCGGCGCTGAAGGGGGCGAGAATCCCTACGTACATCGAGAAGGCGAGGAGAGCGAAGCCGAGGGCGATGCGAAGGAGAGGGCGGGAAAGCTCCCTCGCCTCGGAGGCGCCCTTGGCGAAAGCCTCCACCGCGACGATGCGCGACGCTTCGCGGGCGGGAAGGAAGGCTCCGATGAGGGAGGCGGCGACTCCCATGACTAGCGCCTGAAAGGCTATGAGAGGGGTAAGCGTCGCCTTGCCGGAGCCGGTCACCCCGAAGATCTGCTCGGTAGTCTTTCCCATCATTTCGAGGAAGGACTGGGAGGCGAAGGAGCCCATAAAGAGGCCCAGCGCCCCGCCGAGAGCGCCTATCACCACCGCTTCCAGCAAAAAGAGCGCGAGCACCTGATTCGGGGTCGCCCCGAGGGAGCGCAGGGTGCCGATATCCCTCCTCCGCCGGTTTACCGCGACGTGAAAGGCGTTGAAGATGAGGAAGGTGCCAATGCCGAGGGCGATGATGCTGGAGATATTGAACCCGGCTATGAAGTTGGAGATTATCCGCTCCAGGTTTTCGCTCCTGCGGTCGGGGGTCTCCACGCGGTAGGCGGGGCCGAGAACTCCCGAGAGGGTGGCCGTGCCTTCGGCGAGGGAGACGCCGGTCAGGAGCCTGACTTCGAGGCGGTCGAAATTCCTCCCCCTGCCGAAGAGGGTCTGCGCGGAATAGACGTCGGTGACGATCAGGTTGCCGCCGAAAGCCTCGGCGAACCCCTTGGGGGTCAGAAGCCCTCTCACCACGGCGTTTTTCGGGCCGAGCGGGGTGTTGAAGGAGAAGGTATCGCCGAGTTTTACCCCCGCCTTTTCCGCCAAAGGACGGGCTATTACGATGGAATCGGGCTGGGCGAGGAAGAGCAGGGGGTCGTCGATGTCGGCGTCGTCACCCTCGAAGCCGTATTCGCGCATCTCCCTGTCGCCGAGGAGGTCCACGCCGAGGACGAGGACGCTTCCAAGCTCCGCCTTCACCGGCGTCACTATCTGCTCTATCACCGGGGCGGTGGCGCGGATTCCCGGGAGGTCGCGTATAGCTTCCTGTATCTCCTCCGGCACGCCGCCCTCCATCGTTATCTGGAGGTGCGCCTTGCCCGCCATGCGGTCCACCGTGGCGCGTATTCCGTCGGTAAGGGTCTGGTGGGCGGTGCGGATAGCGCTGAAGGTGGCGACCCCCACCGCCACGGCGAGGAGGGTCAGCAGGGTCTTGGCGAGGTGGCTTCGGGCGTAGGAAAAGGAGAGGGTGGTCAGCAAAAACCTCATTGCCGGGTATCCCCCTCGACCTTCCCGTCGCGAAACTCGATGAGCCTTTCGCAGGCGCAGGCGGCCCACTGGTCGTGGGTAACCATCACTATGGTGGTCTTTTGTCTTTCGTGAATCTCGCGGAGAAGGTTCAGGATTTCGAGCCCCCGGGCCGAGTCGAGGTTGCCGGTCGGCTCGTCGGCGAGAAGGAGGGGCGCTCCAGTCACCAGGGCGCGGGCTATGGCGACCCTCTGGCGCTCGCCGCCGGAGAGTTCGTCGGGAAGGTGCGCCGCGCGTTCCCGAAGTCCCACGACATCTAGGGAATTTAATACTCTCCGGTCTATCTCGCCGCGCGACGTTCCCGCTATGTGCAGGGGAAGCGCGACGTTCTGGCTGGCGTTCAATGTCGGCATCAGGTGGTAGGACTGGAAGATGTAGGAGACGTGGCTTCTGCGAAAGAGGGAGCGCCCTTTTTCGCTCTCACCCGAGAGGTCCTTCCCCGCGACGATTACCGAGCCGGAGGTGGGAACGTCAAGGCCTCCCATCAGGTTCAAAAGGGTGGACTTGCCGGAGCCCGAGGGGCCCATTACCGCCACCATTTCCCCCGGCTGAATGTGAAAGGAGACGCCGCTTAGGGCGGTGACCTCGGTCTTGCCCGAGTAAACCCTGGTAACGTCGATCAGCCTGAGCATGGAAGACTCCCCGGAAAGGAAGGAAACAATCAGCAGGGCCATGACGGCCGCCCCGGAAGGGGCGGCGCTTGTACCAGCAATATATATCAGGAAGCCGCGATTGTGAACGGCTGCACTAGAGTGAAAGCTACCCAAATCACATATTTCGCATGAACTCCTTGAGTCCTTCTTCTGCGGGGTTGATTTCCAGCGCTTTTTCGTAAGCCCGCCTCGCCCTCTCCTTTTCCCCGGCGTTTAAAAATCCGTTGCCGATCTCTATCCAGGCTACGGCTTCATTTTGGGAGGCCGATTCGGCAAGGTCGAGAATATTCAATGCCTCCTCCCTGTTTCCAAGGGCAAGTTTAGCGCCGGCGGCATAACAAAGAAGCCGCCAATTCTGATCCCGGCTCTCGGTGAGGTTTTTGTCGATCTCGTAGTCGAGCCGCTGCCGCTCTTTGTCCGAGGAAGGGACGCCCGGGGTCCCCGGCTTAAGGAACCGGTACTCGTTCTTTTGAAGAAACTCCGGGGTCGCGGCGCTTCTCCTCAAAAGGACGGAGAATGTGCCGTCCCAAAAAACAGTCGCCCACCCGTCTTCGGGGAAAACCATCGGGGCGAACCTGGTGGCGATTACGCCGGTGTTTATGCCGTATTTGTCCAGAAACTCCGGCCAGCGCTTCTCCAGGTAGGCGTTGTTGAATTCCCTCAGGAATTCGGGAGGGTAGGCGTGGATTCTGCCGTCTTGAAGGACGCCGTAATCCGGGTAGAGTTTCCAGGCGACGTAGCCTCCTACACCGAATTCATTGAAAATAGCAGCGGGGAGCCTGTTTTCGGAGACAAAATCGACCGCGTAAACCGGGTAAATCTCGCCGTTAAGCCCGGAGCCGGTCCGGTAGGGGTAGTTATCGTCGTACCGGACGGCGAAAACAGTAGATGAAACGAACAAAATACCCAGTATCGAGACCCCATACCGGTAAATCCTTCTCCCGCTTGCACCCGGCCATGATTTCGCGAGGAGTATCGCGGAAATTATTACCGCTTCGGGCAGGGCGCGCCTGTACCTTACGCCCAGACAGATGAAAAAAAACGCCGCCGCAGCCACAGGCCAGTCCCTGTTTTTCCCGGAGACGGTGAAAATCGCCGCCGCCAGCAGCAACAGTCCGTAAAAATTAGGATGGCTGTCGAGGTAAGACCACTGGAGGTCGCCGAGGTTGAACATGGTCGATACTTCCAGATGGTCTCTTCCCCACACGTAGCCCAGGTAATAGACCCCCTCAGGATTGACGAAGGACGCCAGGAAGGAGGCGGCGAAGGCGAGAAACAGTATTCGAGAGCTCTCGGGAACCGGTTTCTTTCCTGCCAGAGCCTGCGACGCTTCCGCAAGGGGAACCATCAGGAGGTAGTAAAGCCCGAAATTGTTCATGAAATGGATGTTGGTCCAGATTACGAAAAGAACGGGCAGCGCCCAGAAGACAAGCCCGCGTTCTCCCTTCCTCAGCCTCTCCGCCAGAAGGACCGTAAGCCCGAAAAATATCATGGAGAAAAAGTGGGGGCGCTCGGTGAAGGCAAAGCGCATTACCGTGAGGGAAAAAAGGGAGATCATCAGCGCCGTGGCTGAGGGTGCGCCCGCCTCCCTCGATCCTCGGTAAACCACCGCCCCGAGGGCGGAGGCCAGCGAAATCTTCAGGAGGGAGATGCCCAGCCAGCCCGTCTTGTTGAAGATGAGGGCCAGTATCGCCTGAAAGAGCCAGGAGGGGTTTTTCCAGGGATAGTCTGCGAAATGGGCGGAAAGGGTGTTGGTGTCGGGAAGGGAGGTTGTATCCAGTATTATCTGCCCGATTTTCAGGTGAAAAAAGAAATCCGGGTCGGCGGTCTTGAACCAGCCGAGAGCCGAGGCGAAAACAACCACGGTAAAGAGAGCCGCCCAATCGCCGGTTCTGAATTTCAAAGGCGCCTTTCCGCCGTTGACCGCACGGGGCACTAGGAGGCTCGCGGCAGGGCCACGACCACAGTCGTGCCTTCGCCCTCGCGGGAGGAGAGGGTTATGTGGCCCGCCATCTGCTCGATTATGGCGTGGGAGATGCTTAGGCCGAGCCCGGTGCCGTCCGCTCTCGTGGTGAAGAAGGGGTTCCAGACGCTCTGCCTGTCCTTGCTGGGAATGCCGTGACCGGTATCCGCGAAGGAGACCATGACCATGTTGTTTTCGGGCGATACGCCCGTCGTGATGGTGAGGGTTCCACCTCCCGGCATCGCCTGTATCGCGTTCATCGAAAGATTGGTGAAGACCTGTATGAGCCTGTCACGGTCGGCCAGCACCGGCGGCAGATCCGGGGCCAGATCGACCTTTATCTCTACTTTGCGCGTCCCGGCCTTTTTCTTTACGAGTTCCAGAGAGTCGAGGATCGGCTCGTCGATGACCAGAGGAAGGAGGGAAGCCTTTCCCTCGCGGGAGAAGGTCAGAAGGTCGCGCACTATCTTGCGCATCCTCTCGGTCTGCTCGGCGATAAGCTCTATCTCCCGCTTGCAGTCCTCGCGGTCGGCGAGGGTGAGGCGCAAAAGGTCGAGGTTGCCCTGCACGGTGGCGAGGGGGTTGTTTATCTCGTGGGCGACGCCCGCCGCCATCGCGCCGAGGGCCGCCAGCTTGCCCGAGCGGATAAGCTCCTCCTGCGCGGCGCGCAGCCGGGCGAGGGATTCCTCAAGCTCCACGTTGGTCTTCTTTTGCTTTTCCATCATCGAAAGAAGGTCGGAGCGGGCCTCGGCGAGCTCCTTGTACCTCGTCTCCAGGGCCAGGTTCCTTTCGCTGACCTTGTCTTCGAGGCCGCGGGTGAGGCGGTCTATCGCCTCGTCGCGCTCCCGGAGCGATTTGGTCATTGCGTTGAAGTCGCTCGCGAGCTGGCCGATTTCGTCCTCGGATTCGATGGGTATCTCGTGGTCGAGGTCGCCGGTCTCTATCTTCCTCGTCGATTCGGAGAGGTGCTTTATCGGCTTTCCGACCCACCGGTAGAGAGCCAGCGAAAGCACGACGAAGCCCGCGATAATGCCGATGAGCTGTATTATCCCGACCACGACGAGAGACCGCCAGACCAGCGCGCTGTAAGGCCTTTCGAGTATGCCGACGTAGAGGATGCCGATTATCTGGTCCCGCGAGTCTGTTATCGGCTCGTAGGCCGAGAGGTACCAGTCGTTGACGACGAAGGCGCGATCGACGAACTTGGCGCCCCTTTCGAGGACGCGCTCGGCTACCTCTTCCGAGACCCTCGTCCCGATGGCGCGCTGTCCGCCGGTTGAGGGGACGTTGGTGGAGATGCGCACGTCTCCGAGGAATATCGTGGCGGTGCCGACCTCCTGCCCCTCGAAGGTGGTGTTCGCGAAGACGGTGGAGCGTATCTTGTCCACGAGGGAATAATTCCGGTTGAGGAGGTCGGCGGCGTAGATTGCGCCGATTATCTTCCCGCTGTAGTCGGTTATCGGGCTCGCGGCGATGATGACCATCCCCTTTTCGAGCACGGTTTCCCCGTCCTGCTTCGCCATCGGGGTTGGAAGTACGGGTATCTTCACCTGTTCCGCGAGGTCCCCCCCTTCGATCTTCAGTTGCTCCAGGGTGACTATTTCGGTGGAGGTCGCCGATTCGCCGAGGAGCGCCGAGCGCACCGGCGCGAGCGCGGTCGCGTCGTCGCCCGTGACGGAGGGATTTCTCGCCCTCGCCACGACCCGCCCCTTCGCGTCGGTCACCGTCAGGATGTCGGCTTTTACCCGCACCCGAAGCGGCTGGAGGGTGGCGAGCAGCTTTTGGGCGTCGCCCTCGGCTATTCCCTCGCGAACCCCGGAGAGGTTCGCTCCGAGGCGGACCAGTTCGACGATGTGCTCCATGCGGGAGTTGTAAAGTTCGCGGGCGCTCCGAAGGTCGTCGGCTACGTTAAGCTGAATCTGCTTTATGAGGAGGTTCTGGACCAGATAGACGACCATGACGATAGAGGCCGCCAGAGAACAGATGAGAGGGAAGATGACGGCCATCGAAAGCCGCCTCTGGAGTTTCGATTCCCAGTAAAACCTCATCCCTGAGCCTCTCTCGGGGCGAGCCCGAACTCGGTAATCTTCCGGTCGAGGGTTTTGCGGCTTATGCCCAGAGCCCTCGCCGTGGAGCTTTTGGCCCATTTCCGGCGTTTCAGCATCTCGGAGATGTAATGCTTCTCGACCTCCCTGAGCGGCAGGGGGCTCTCCGGCCAGAGAATCTCCGACTCGGCCACGGCCTTCGTGGACGTTCCTATGTGGAAGTCCGCGGGGCGCAGCCACTCTCCGTTCGAGAGAATGACGGCGCGCTCGATGACGTTTTCGAGTTCTCTCACGTTTCCCGGCCAGTCGTAGGAGTTCAGGAGCTCGAAGGCCTCTATCGAGAGTCCCTTGACGTTTTTGCCGAGGCGTTTTTGGGCGCGCTCGATAAAGGCCGCGCAAAGGAGGGTCAAATCCTCCATCCTCTGGCGGAGAGGGGGAAGGCTGAGGGAAAAGACGCTCAGGCGAAAGTAAAGGTCCTCGCGGAAGTGGCCCAGTCGCACGGCTTCCTTTAGATCGCGGTTGGTGGCTGCGATCACGCGCACGTCTGTTTTCCGGGAGCGGGTGTCGCCGACGGGGATGTACTCCCGCTCCTGAATCACCCGCAGAAGTTTGACCTGAAACCCCGGGGAGACCTCGCCGATCTCGTCGAGGAAGATGGTGCCGCCGCTGGCCTCCTCGAAAAGCCCCTTGCGCGACTGCGTCGCCCCGGTGAAAGCCCCCTTGCGGTGGCCGAAGAGCTGGGCTTCGAGGAGGTGCTCCGAGAGAGCGGCGCCGTTGAGCCTGATGAAGGGACCGTTTCGGCGCAGGGAGTTGTCGAAGATGTAGTTGGCCACCCTCTCCTTGCCGGTCCCCGTATCTCCGGTCAGAAGCACCGTGGCGTCGGTTGGGGCGACGTGCCGGGCCATCTCCAGCACTCTTAAAAACGCCGGGCACTGGGTATTCATAATTGAAAGGTCTCGCCCCGCCTCAATCTGGCTTTTGAGCAGCCTGTTTTCGGTGAGCAGGCGGTAGCGCTCGATCGCCCGCTCCACGGTGCCCAGCAGCCGCTCCCTCCCGAAGGGCTTTTCGAGAAAATCGAAGGCCCCGAGGTGCATCGCCTCGACGGCTGTCTGCACCGAACCGTAGCCGGTAACCATTATGGCGGGAATATTTTCGTAGTCGCTTCGCAGCTCTTCGAGGATGGAAAGGCCGTCCTCCTCCTGAAGCCTTACGTCCAGAATCGCCAGCGCGAAAGCCGAAGGGTCTACGGCTATCGCCTTTTTCGCCTCTGCGCCTGTATCCACGGCGACGCTGGAGTAGCCCGCGG
Coding sequences within:
- a CDS encoding HAMP domain-containing protein, with the protein product MGQKLHGEGSGHKPQNPRPEDYRVRARPERGSGMRFYWESKLQRRLSMAVIFPLICSLAASIVMVVYLVQNLLIKQIQLNVADDLRSARELYNSRMEHIVELVRLGANLSGVREGIAEGDAQKLLATLQPLRVRVKADILTVTDAKGRVVARARNPSVTGDDATALAPVRSALLGESATSTEIVTLEQLKIEGGDLAEQVKIPVLPTPMAKQDGETVLEKGMVIIAASPITDYSGKIIGAIYAADLLNRNYSLVDKIRSTVFANTTFEGQEVGTATIFLGDVRISTNVPSTGGQRAIGTRVSEEVAERVLERGAKFVDRAFVVNDWYLSAYEPITDSRDQIIGILYVGILERPYSALVWRSLVVVGIIQLIGIIAGFVVLSLALYRWVGKPIKHLSESTRKIETGDLDHEIPIESEDEIGQLASDFNAMTKSLRERDEAIDRLTRGLEDKVSERNLALETRYKELAEARSDLLSMMEKQKKTNVELEESLARLRAAQEELIRSGKLAALGAMAAGVAHEINNPLATVQGNLDLLRLTLADREDCKREIELIAEQTERMRKIVRDLLTFSREGKASLLPLVIDEPILDSLELVKKKAGTRKVEIKVDLAPDLPPVLADRDRLIQVFTNLSMNAIQAMPGGGTLTITTGVSPENNMVMVSFADTGHGIPSKDRQSVWNPFFTTRADGTGLGLSISHAIIEQMAGHITLSSREGEGTTVVVALPRAS
- a CDS encoding ABC transporter ATP-binding protein — its product is MLRLIDVTRVYSGKTEVTALSGVSFHIQPGEMVAVMGPSGSGKSTLLNLMGGLDVPTSGSVIVAGKDLSGESEKGRSLFRRSHVSYIFQSYHLMPTLNASQNVALPLHIAGTSRGEIDRRVLNSLDVVGLRERAAHLPDELSGGERQRVAIARALVTGAPLLLADEPTGNLDSARGLEILNLLREIHERQKTTIVMVTHDQWAACACERLIEFRDGKVEGDTRQ
- a CDS encoding sigma-54-dependent Fis family transcriptional regulator, with protein sequence MGFERACQNDTASHGGRFRNPFPATCKDCFPSGNLSPTPVLLSAKGRYSGVFVKAVDFFQAVNSWFASKGNVLYPFDSPKKFHINTFWKLTKMASGLILIVDDDAAFAETLRKILATAGYSSVAVDTGAEAKKAIAVDPSAFALAILDVRLQEEDGLSILEELRSDYENIPAIMVTGYGSVQTAVEAMHLGAFDFLEKPFGRERLLGTVERAIERYRLLTENRLLKSQIEAGRDLSIMNTQCPAFLRVLEMARHVAPTDATVLLTGDTGTGKERVANYIFDNSLRRNGPFIRLNGAALSEHLLEAQLFGHRKGAFTGATQSRKGLFEEASGGTIFLDEIGEVSPGFQVKLLRVIQEREYIPVGDTRSRKTDVRVIAATNRDLKEAVRLGHFREDLYFRLSVFSLSLPPLRQRMEDLTLLCAAFIERAQKRLGKNVKGLSIEAFELLNSYDWPGNVRELENVIERAVILSNGEWLRPADFHIGTSTKAVAESEILWPESPLPLREVEKHYISEMLKRRKWAKSSTARALGISRKTLDRKITEFGLAPREAQG
- a CDS encoding ABC transporter permease, which produces MRFLLTTLSFSYARSHLAKTLLTLLAVAVGVATFSAIRTAHQTLTDGIRATVDRMAGKAHLQITMEGGVPEEIQEAIRDLPGIRATAPVIEQIVTPVKAELGSVLVLGVDLLGDREMREYGFEGDDADIDDPLLFLAQPDSIVIARPLAEKAGVKLGDTFSFNTPLGPKNAVVRGLLTPKGFAEAFGGNLIVTDVYSAQTLFGRGRNFDRLEVRLLTGVSLAEGTATLSGVLGPAYRVETPDRRSENLERIISNFIAGFNISSIIALGIGTFLIFNAFHVAVNRRRRDIGTLRSLGATPNQVLALFLLEAVVIGALGGALGLFMGSFASQSFLEMMGKTTEQIFGVTGSGKATLTPLIAFQALVMGVAASLIGAFLPAREASRIVAVEAFAKGASEARELSRPLLRIALGFALLAFSMYVGILAPFSADGTTITSLIFGAMGVVFLVGPFSRYLLRAIAPLYSRFIPVAGQLSADALRQNPLRTGGTVMATTISLAFVLGLGGHMGATKASTIRWMDDMLTSDLYVRGSANWARPDYRYPASLKEELLRVEGVRAVESFRNSRAEFRGDTISLASIEMGAMMDRTRREFVEGDEISMRRGLIEEGKCSVSDNFSRRFGLHLGDTFELPAPGGMVPLTISAVTRDLSNDRGVVYVDRETFLNHWKDDRVDVYDISVHPGVDPHVVRDAIHKLLGGRHPSLISTRQEFVREITQAVDAFFALIRVTLFLALLIASLGIASSLLISVAERSREIGVLKALGAVSGQITASIVLEGLTLAFTGLIFAIPIGNLMALFMEKVVADLYTGWTMPHLYPWALLGFTVLALPAVAIAAAFAPARQAVSLDVTQALTYE
- a CDS encoding outer membrane lipoprotein-sorting protein, encoding MVKINFFKMLAPALLLTLLLPAFSIAGEEEARKLLIESEGRHRSATLEYGGELTVYTKEGKTRAKGWKSFREGYAGDAKVLVRFTSPPEVKGVSFLSLSRVGKNADQWLYLPSMKRERRIASQDRDASFVGTDFSYEDMEEFDHRRYEVDLRGETVHDGVPCYLIEAIPAGKDQKSVYARRMLYLRKDILYLARVDLYKEGDKEPSKLFLISDIAEVGPHYMGKKLEMSDLKKGSRTIVILKDIVFDKPQPEDRFTLKNLNREGGD